A DNA window from Mus caroli chromosome 8, CAROLI_EIJ_v1.1, whole genome shotgun sequence contains the following coding sequences:
- the Pcid2 gene encoding PCI domain-containing protein 2 isoform X1, whose product MASPEEKCQQVLEPPYDEMFAAHLRCTYAVGNHDFIEAYKCQTVIVQSFLRAFQAHKEENWALPVMYAVALDLRIFANNADQQLVKKGKSKVGDMLEKAAELLMSCFRVCASDTRAGIEDSKKWGMLFLVNQLFKIYFKINKLHLCKPLIRAIDSSNLKDDYSTAQRITYKYYVGRKAMFDSDFKQAEEYLSFAFEHCHRSSQKNKRMILIYLLPVKMLLGHMPTIELLRKYHLMQFSEVTKAVSEGNLLLLNEALAKHETFFIRCGIFLILEKLKIITYRNLFKKVYLLLKTHQLSLDAFLVALKFMHVEDVDIDEVQCILANLIYMGHIKGYISHQHQKLVVSKQNPFPPLSTVC is encoded by the exons ATGGCCTCTCCAGAAGAGAAATGCCAGCAAGTTCTGGAGCCCCCGTATGATGAAATGTTTGCAGCTCATTTAAG GTGTACCTATGCTGTGGGGAATCACGACTTCATAGAAGCGTACAAGTGCCAGACGGTGATAGTCCA ATCATTCCTTCGGGCATTCCAGGCTCACAAAGAGGAAAACTG GGCTCTGCCTGTCATGTATGCAGTAGCACTTGACCTTCGGATATTTGCCAATAAT GCAGACCAGCAGTTGGTAAAGAAAGGGAAGAGCAAAGTTGGAGACATGCTGGAAAAAGCTGCCGAGCTGCTGATGAGCTGCTTCCGAGTCTGTGCCAGTGACAC CCGTGCCGGCATAGAAGACTCTAAGAAGTGGGGGATGCTGTTCCTGGTGAACCAGCTATTTAAAATCTACTTTAAG ATCAACAAACTCCATTTGTGTAAACCTCTTATCAGAGCCATCGACAGCTCGAATCTGAAAGACGACTATAGCACAGCGCAGAGGATCACGTACAAGTACTACGTGGGGCGCAAGGCCATGTTCGACAGTGACTTCAAGCAAG CGGAGGAGTACCTGTCGTTTGCCTTTGAACACTGCCATCGCTCTAGCCAGAAGAACAAGAGGATGATTCTGATCTACCTGCTGCCAGTGAAGATGCTGCTG GGTCACATGCCGACCATCGAGCTCCTGAGGAAGTACCACCTGATGCAGTTTTCAGAAGTGACCAAAGCCGTCAG TGAGGGCAACCTGCTGCTGCTCAATGAGGCGCTGGCAAAGCACGAGACGTTCTTCATTCGCTGTGGCATCTTCCTCATCCTGGAGAAGCTGAAGATCATCACATACAGGAACCTCTTCAAGAAAGT GTATTTGTTACTCAAGACACATCAGCTGTCTCTAGACGCCTTTCTGGTTGCTTTGAAATTCATGCACGTGGAAGACGTGGACATTGACGAGGTCCAGTGCATTCTGGCCAACTTGATATACATG GGTCACATTAAAGGCTACATCTCCCATCAGCATCAGAAACTGGTCGTCAGCAAGCAGAACCCTTTCCCTCCGCTGTCCACAGTGTGCTGA
- the Pcid2 gene encoding PCI domain-containing protein 2 isoform X2 — translation MYAVALDLRIFANNADQQLVKKGKSKVGDMLEKAAELLMSCFRVCASDTRAGIEDSKKWGMLFLVNQLFKIYFKINKLHLCKPLIRAIDSSNLKDDYSTAQRITYKYYVGRKAMFDSDFKQAEEYLSFAFEHCHRSSQKNKRMILIYLLPVKMLLGHMPTIELLRKYHLMQFSEVTKAVSEGNLLLLNEALAKHETFFIRCGIFLILEKLKIITYRNLFKKVYLLLKTHQLSLDAFLVALKFMHVEDVDIDEVQCILANLIYMGHIKGYISHQHQKLVVSKQNPFPPLSTVC, via the exons ATGTATGCAGTAGCACTTGACCTTCGGATATTTGCCAATAAT GCAGACCAGCAGTTGGTAAAGAAAGGGAAGAGCAAAGTTGGAGACATGCTGGAAAAAGCTGCCGAGCTGCTGATGAGCTGCTTCCGAGTCTGTGCCAGTGACAC CCGTGCCGGCATAGAAGACTCTAAGAAGTGGGGGATGCTGTTCCTGGTGAACCAGCTATTTAAAATCTACTTTAAG ATCAACAAACTCCATTTGTGTAAACCTCTTATCAGAGCCATCGACAGCTCGAATCTGAAAGACGACTATAGCACAGCGCAGAGGATCACGTACAAGTACTACGTGGGGCGCAAGGCCATGTTCGACAGTGACTTCAAGCAAG CGGAGGAGTACCTGTCGTTTGCCTTTGAACACTGCCATCGCTCTAGCCAGAAGAACAAGAGGATGATTCTGATCTACCTGCTGCCAGTGAAGATGCTGCTG GGTCACATGCCGACCATCGAGCTCCTGAGGAAGTACCACCTGATGCAGTTTTCAGAAGTGACCAAAGCCGTCAG TGAGGGCAACCTGCTGCTGCTCAATGAGGCGCTGGCAAAGCACGAGACGTTCTTCATTCGCTGTGGCATCTTCCTCATCCTGGAGAAGCTGAAGATCATCACATACAGGAACCTCTTCAAGAAAGT GTATTTGTTACTCAAGACACATCAGCTGTCTCTAGACGCCTTTCTGGTTGCTTTGAAATTCATGCACGTGGAAGACGTGGACATTGACGAGGTCCAGTGCATTCTGGCCAACTTGATATACATG GGTCACATTAAAGGCTACATCTCCCATCAGCATCAGAAACTGGTCGTCAGCAAGCAGAACCCTTTCCCTCCGCTGTCCACAGTGTGCTGA